From Glycine soja cultivar W05 chromosome 4, ASM419377v2, whole genome shotgun sequence, the proteins below share one genomic window:
- the LOC114408224 gene encoding citrate-binding protein-like has protein sequence MVPKPILCVTLLSLIISLTTLSLVAADPTYGFTRLPLSNSNFQVQRPYDVPVSQRYSFSNGVHRFLVYSSDKPHMQGSATEPRTEIRITGYDYTSGVWQFEGYFYVPSGTTGTCIQQVFGGVSSATTSQSRVYGGSLTHYQSITLEQNIYNRWIRFNVIHDVGANNVKIYINGGNTPRYNGPGRGASTHYFKFGVYAQPGAASNYMESQWRDIKILRK, from the exons ATGGTGCCGAAACCCATTTTGTGTGTAACCCTTTTGTCATTAATAATTTCTCTGACCACTCTTTCCTTGGTTGCCGCCGATCCCACATATGGCTTCACCCGTCTTCCACTAAGTAACTCAAACTTCCAAGTCCAAAGGCCTTACGACGTTCCAGTCAGCCAACGCTACAGCTTTTCAAATGGAGTGCACAGATTTTTGGTATACTCCTCGGACAAGCCTCACATGCAAGGCAGTGCAACGGAGCCACGAACTGAGATTCGTATCACT GGATACGATTATACATCTGGTGTGTGGCAATTTGAAGGGTATTTTTACGTGCCTAGTGGCACAACCGGGACGTGCATCCAACAAGTGTTTGGTGGAGTATCCTCAGCCACAACCTCGCAGAGTAGAGTCTATGGTGGTTCTCTCACTCATTAccaatcgattacactggaacAAAACATCTACAATAGGTGGATTCGGTTTAACGTGATCCATGATGTGGGTGCTAACAACGTGAAGATTTATATTAATGGGGGGAATACTCCCAGGTACAATGGACCTGGCCGTGGAGCTAGCACTCACTACTTCAAGTTTGGGGTTTATGCACAACCTGGTGCTGCTTCCAACTACATGGAATCTCAATGGCGGGATATcaagattttaagaaaatag